GTCAAACAACCCCACCCTTTGCTGCGAATTTAGGGCGAGACAGCCAAAGAGCGAAGGGAGAAGAACGAAAGTAGCTAATTAAAAGCATTTTCCCCATAAACGTTCCAACGTTAAAACGTTCCAACCTTCAAACTAAGCCCCTACCATCAGCCAATTTAGGACGGGCGAATTCCCTAGCCATCGACCACAACCCAGGCCCCGCCCCGACGGCTGTCGCCTACCCCCGAGAACTCGCCCTGGGGATCAACCGCCACAGCGTGGACGCCGCCAAAAAACATGCTGGGAGCTTGCCACCAGGTGCAGATGTCGTCGCCGGTTATGCCCTGGGCGGCGATCGCCCCCTGCTCATAACCGGGTTCTAAATGCAGCTCACCCCGCTCCCAGTGCAGCCGAGGCGCATTGACGGCGGTTTCAATCTCCATACCGAAGTCGAGCACGTTGGATATCACCTGCAAAATGGCGGTGCGAATCCGGTTTGAGCCGCCTGAGCCCAGCACAATATGGGGTTTGCCGTCTTTGAGCACGATGGTGGGGGCCATCATCGACGACATGCGCTGGTTGGGCGGCCACTGGTGAAAGCCCTGGGGGCTGAGGTCTTCTTCGCCCAGCATGTTGTTCATCATGGTGCCGGTGCCGGGGACGATGTAGGCCGAGCCTTCGCCGTTGGAGGTGGTGAGGCTGGCGGCATTGCCCTCGCCATCGATGGCGCTGATGTGGGTGGTGCTGCCCCACCGATTGCCGCCCTGGCTGAGGGTAGCCCGGAGCTGATTGAGGTAGGGGGCCAAGTGGGCCGGGCTGAGAAACTCCTCGGCAATCTTGGGGCGGTAGAGGTGGTCGTCGTAGCCTCGCTGGCGGGCCAGGTTGGTCAGGCCCATAACGTCTCGTAAAACGACCACGTGGCGGGGGCTGCTGTGGGGGGTGCGGGCGGGCGCTACCTGGGCCAACAGGTGCAGCGCAAAGGCGATCAGCGTGCCGCCAGAGCTGGGGGGCGGGTTGGTCAGAATGGTATCGCCGCCGTAGGCCACGCTCAGCGGTTGGCGCTCGATCACGCGGTAGGTTTGCAGATCCGCCAGGCTCAGGTAGCCGCCGTGGCTCTGGCAGTCTTGGGCGATCGCCTGGGCCAGATCGCCCTGGTAAAACCAGTCGGCCCCGTGGCGCACCAGGTCATCTAAAAATGCGGCAAAGTCGGGTAGATAGAGGCGATCGCCCGCCTTCAGCAAGTCGCCCTGGGGTGCATAGATCGCCCTGGCCGCAGCGGTAGCGGTGAGAATCGGCGCAAGGATCTCAAAACTGTAGGCGCGGAAGGCATCGACCTCAAAGCCCTGGGTAGCCCAGTGCTGAGCCGGGGCGACAATGGTCTCCAGCGGCAGTCGCCCCAGTTTTTGGTGCACGTGGAGCAGCCCGGCGATCGCCCCTGGCACCGCCATCGACCCCAGGCCAATGTGAAACTCCTGGGTGGTGTCGCCAAAGTTGGCGTGGATGGGGTAAAAGT
This genomic stretch from Nodosilinea sp. PGN35 harbors:
- the ggt gene encoding gamma-glutamyltransferase, yielding MSIPTANRGAVAAGHALTAEAGAEMLRQGGNAFDAAIAAAFTACVVESSLTSLAGGGFLLAHTAAGENRLFDFFCQTPRSKESGRFQNGDSERVGSRTLRQSPDFYPIHANFGDTTQEFHIGLGSMAVPGAIAGLLHVHQKLGRLPLETIVAPAQHWATQGFEVDAFRAYSFEILAPILTATAAARAIYAPQGDLLKAGDRLYLPDFAAFLDDLVRHGADWFYQGDLAQAIAQDCQSHGGYLSLADLQTYRVIERQPLSVAYGGDTILTNPPPSSGGTLIAFALHLLAQVAPARTPHSSPRHVVVLRDVMGLTNLARQRGYDDHLYRPKIAEEFLSPAHLAPYLNQLRATLSQGGNRWGSTTHISAIDGEGNAASLTTSNGEGSAYIVPGTGTMMNNMLGEEDLSPQGFHQWPPNQRMSSMMAPTIVLKDGKPHIVLGSGGSNRIRTAILQVISNVLDFGMEIETAVNAPRLHWERGELHLEPGYEQGAIAAQGITGDDICTWWQAPSMFFGGVHAVAVDPQGEFSGVGDSRRGGAWVVVDG